In Candidatus Bathyarchaeia archaeon, one DNA window encodes the following:
- the fhcD gene encoding formylmethanofuran--tetrahydromethanopterin N-formyltransferase, translating to MQSQIALEVLGYDDKDKFGPCFIVKAPKGHTVKVADTFAEMFPLWAGRVLITADSEKWALTAAEVATGFATSVIMAPAEAGIEGLVPGEKTPDGRVGVLIQIYNRSRFDLKTQMMLRIGQCIMTCPTTAAFDALPDAKRRLKVGRSLRYFGDGFQKKGLVGGRKVWRIPVMEGEFIVEDSFGAVEAIAGGNFLILAKDRNAGLQAAEEAVKAIKNNVSGVIMPFPGGVCRSGSKAGSLKYKLKASTNHPFCPTLKKVVADSQLPEDVNSVYEIVINGLTLDAVKRAMKEGIKTAINVPGVLRISAGNYGGKLGPYKAFLKEVLGLS from the coding sequence ATGCAAAGCCAAATTGCCCTTGAAGTGCTAGGCTACGACGATAAAGACAAGTTTGGGCCATGCTTCATCGTTAAGGCGCCTAAGGGCCACACCGTTAAAGTTGCAGATACTTTTGCTGAAATGTTCCCCCTGTGGGCTGGAAGAGTGCTCATAACCGCTGACAGCGAAAAATGGGCTTTAACAGCCGCTGAAGTGGCCACCGGCTTCGCCACAAGCGTCATAATGGCGCCCGCAGAAGCCGGCATAGAGGGCCTTGTTCCAGGAGAGAAGACTCCAGATGGCCGAGTGGGCGTCCTAATCCAGATTTACAACCGCAGCCGGTTCGACTTAAAAACTCAGATGATGCTCCGCATAGGCCAATGCATAATGACTTGCCCCACAACGGCGGCCTTCGACGCTCTTCCAGACGCCAAGAGAAGGTTGAAGGTTGGCAGAAGCCTCCGCTATTTCGGAGACGGCTTCCAGAAGAAGGGCTTGGTTGGCGGCAGAAAGGTTTGGCGGATCCCGGTTATGGAAGGCGAATTCATAGTTGAGGATTCCTTCGGTGCCGTAGAAGCCATCGCCGGGGGAAACTTCCTCATACTGGCAAAGGACAGAAACGCTGGGCTGCAAGCGGCTGAAGAAGCCGTAAAAGCCATAAAAAATAATGTAAGCGGAGTGATTATGCCTTTTCCAGGCGGGGTTTGCCGTTCAGGTTCGAAGGCAGGCTCATTAAAGTATAAGCTTAAGGCTTCCACGAATCATCCCTTCTGCCCGACGCTGAAAAAGGTTGTAGCTGACTCCCAACTGCCCGAGGACGTTAACTCAGTCTATGAAATAGTTATTAATGGCCTAACCCTCGACGCCGTCAAGAGGGCCATGAAGGAGGGCATAAAAACCGCCATAAATGTTCCCGGAGTTTTGAGGATTTCAGCTGGCAACTACGGTGGAAAACTTGGCCCATATAAGGCGTTTCTCAAGGAAGTTTTGGGCTTATCCTAA